The following proteins come from a genomic window of Rutidosis leptorrhynchoides isolate AG116_Rl617_1_P2 chromosome 10, CSIRO_AGI_Rlap_v1, whole genome shotgun sequence:
- the LOC139872042 gene encoding chlorophyll a-b binding protein CP24 10A, chloroplastic-like, translating into MATATSAAVLNGLGSPFLTGGKRSHTLSAPVGAAINGAVSAPRRLVIAAAVAPKKSWIPAVKGGGNLLDPEWLDGSLPGDFGFDPLGLGKDPAFLKWYREAELIHGRWAMAAVLGIFVGQAWSGIPWFEAGADPGAIAPFSFGTLLGTQLLLMGWVESKRWVDFFNPESQSVEWATPWSKTAENFTNYTGEQGYPGGKFFDPLSFAGTIQNGVYIPDTDKLDRLKLAEIKHARLAMLAMLIFYFEAGQGKTPLGALGL; encoded by the exons ATGGCAACTGCTACATCTGCTGCGGTGTTAAATGGGTTGGGATCACCCTTCTTAACCGGCGGCAAGAGAAGCCATACCTTGTCTGCACCAGTCGGTGCAGCCATCAATGGTGCCGTGTCCGCCCCTAGGCGGCTCGTTATCGCTGCTGCAGTTGCTCCCAAAAAATCTTGGATCCCTGCGGTTAAAGGCGGCGGCAATTTGCTTGACCCAGAGTGGCTTGATGGCTC GCTACCAGGTGACTTTGGATTCGACCCGTTGGGACTAGGAAAGGATCCAGCTTTTCTAAAATGGTACAGAGAAGCTGAGCTTATTCACGGACGGTGGGCCATGGCTGCAGTACTCGGTATCTTTGTGGGCCAGGCATGGAGTGGTATTCCATGGTTCGAGGCTGGAGCTGACCCGGGTGCCATTGCCCCATTTTCATTCGGAACCCTCTTGGGCACCCAGCTACTTCTCATGGGTTGGGTCGAAAGCAAGAGATGGGTCGATTTCTTCAACCCTGAATCACAATCAGTTGAGTGGGCCACCCCATGGTCCAAAACTGCTGAGAACTTCACTAACTACACTGGTGAACAAGGATACCCGGGTGGTAAATTTTTTGACCCGTTAAGCTTTGCGGGTACCATTCAAAATGGTGTGTACATTCCTGATACCGATAAGCTCGATAGATTGAAGTTAGCCGAGATTAAGCACGCGAGACTTGCGATGCTTGCGATGCTAATTTTCTACTTTGAGGCAGGGCAAGGGAAAACACCACTAGGGGCTCTTGGTTTGTAA
- the LOC139873534 gene encoding uncharacterized protein has product MASIAYSQIIPLSRLSIRSPEPVSLISFNPSSLQTFPRSPLLSTTQFNTHKNSPITNCTSVSSHTSEDEIPIELRSSAFPTVLDISQIREVLPQRYPFLLVDRIIEINPGVSAVGIKNVTINDDFFLGHFPERPIMPAVLLAEAMAQVGCFIFRQSETGGTPIKHSLGGDKMRFRKPVVAGDTLVMRTTLTKLQKRFGIAKLTGKAYVGGELVCEGEFSVVLGSSE; this is encoded by the exons ATGGCTTCCATTGCTTACTCTCAAATCATCCCTCTCTCCCGACTCTCTATTCGGAGCCCCGAACCCGTTTCTCTCATATCTTTCAATCCATCCTCACTTCAAACTTTCCCCAGATCCCCTCTTTTATCAACAACCCAATTCAATACCCACAAAAACAGTCCCATCACAAATTGTACTTCAGTTTCATCTCATACCTCAGAAGATGAAATCCCAATTGAACTAA GGTCCTCTGCCTTTCCAACTGTTCTTGATATTAGTCAAATTCGTGAAGTTTTACCACAAAG GTATCCATTTCTTTTGGTGGATAGGATAATTGAGATAAATCCAGGTGTTTCAGCAGTTGGGATCAAGAATGTTACTATTAATGATGACTTTTTCCTTGGCCATTTTCCTGAGAGGCCAATTATGCCTGCTGTTCTCTTGGCTGAG GCAATGGCACAAGTTGGTTGTTTTATATTTCGGCAGTCAGAAACGGGCGGCACACCTATAAAACATTCCTTAGGGGGAGACAAGATGAGGTTCAGGAAGCCGGTTGTTGCCGGAGACACTTTGGTAATGAGAACAACTCTAACCAAACTACAAAAACGATTTGGAATTGCGAAATTGACAGGAAAGGCATATGTTGGAGGTGAGCTCGTATGTGAAGGTGAATTCTCGGTGGTTCTGGGTAGTAGTGAGTGA
- the LOC139871118 gene encoding uncharacterized protein, with product MAEVPRNQTIPAKSEVAKKSQPKKITSFFKRRSSEVTDDANQENKRSKVSVEDQEHEHQNQPTDHPTETQRPINVEVDPKSIERDPGKRQPIWKYPANQKEQVRRDYLNFGPFQVHLKEYPGKVMKKHTRRFQYSWFSIFPNWLEYSPTTDSAYCFICYLFSDKPNVQKGVDAFTVKGFNNWKKVNDGNNCAFLKHMGSSQHKDAVVKSENLLNHKAHIENVIEKRNAEDLLKNRIRLKASVDVIRWLTFQACAFRGNDETVGSKNRGNFIELLKLLASYNDEVEKVVLQNAPFNSRYTSGEIQKEILSIIASKVQKHIRNEVGDSYFCVMVDEARDEAKQEQMAIVIRFVDKDGIIRERFLDLVHVTDTSAMTLKTNLWNILLQYEFDTSKIRGQGYDGASNMRGEWNGLQALVIKECPYAYYVHCFAHRLQLALVAASREVIPVHQFFNKLSCIINVICASSKCHDELQKSKALEIKHLLELGET from the exons ATGGCTGAAGTCCCTAGAAATCAAACCATCCCTGCAAAAAGTGAAG TAGCAAAAAAGTCACAACCAAAAAAAATTACTTCGTTTTTCAAGAGACGATCTAGTGAGGTAACAGATGACGCAAATCAAGAGAATAAACGTTCCAAAGTTTCCGTAGAAGACCAGGAACatgaacatcaaaatcaaccaactGATCATCCTACTGAAACTCAAAGGCCAATTAATGTTGAAGTGGATCCTAAGTCCATCGAAAGAGATCCCGGGAAAAGACAACCAATTTGGAAGTATCCTGCCAATCAGAAAGAACAAGTAAGGCGAGATTATTTGAACTTCGGACCTTTTCAAGTCCATTTAAAAGAGTATCCCGGCAAAGTTATGAAGAAGCATACTCGAAGATTCCAATACTCTTGGTTTAGCATTTTTCCAAATTGGTTAGAGTATTCTCCTACAACAGATTCTGCATATTGCTTCATTTGTTACTTATTTAGTGACAAACCAAATGTTCAGAAAGGTGTAGATGCTTTTACAGTTAAAGGATTCAACAATTGGAAAAAAGTTAATGATGGAAACAATTGTGCATTTCTAAAACACATGGGAAGTTCACAACATAAAGATGCTGTTGTGAAAAGTGAGAACTTGTTAAATCATAAAGCACACATTGAGAATGTCATTGAAAAGAGAAATGCGGAGGATCTTTTGAAGAACCGTATACGATTAAAAGCTTCAGTGGATGTAATTCGTTGGTTGACATTCCAAGCTTGTGCTTTTCGAGGGAATGATGAAACTGTTGGCTCAAAAAATCGTGGTAATTTTATCGAGTTATTGAAACTTCTAGCATCGTATAATGATGAAGTTGAGAAAGTCGTGCTACAGAATGCTCCCTTTAACTCAAGGTATACTTCAGGTGAAATTCAAAAAGAAATATTGAGTATTATTGCAAGTAAGGTTCAGAAACACATTCGAAATGAAGTGGGTGATTCTTACTTTTGTGTTATGGTAGATGAGGCACGAGATGAAGCTAAACAAGAACAAATGGCCATAGTTATTAGATTTGTTGATAAAGATGGCATAATAAGAGAAAGGTTCTTAGATTTGGTGCATGTTACCGACACATCGGCAATGACTCTTAAAACAAATTTGTGGAACATACTTTTGCAATATGAGTTTGATACTAGTAAAATTCGTGGTCAAGGTTACGATGGTGCTAGTAACATGAGAGGAGAATGGAACGGGTTACAAGCACTTGTTATTAAAGAGTGTCCTTATGCATACTATGTTCATTGTTTTGCTCATAGATTACAACTTGCACTAGTTGCTGCTTCAAGAGAAGTTATTCCGGTTCATCAATTTTTTAATAAACTGagttgtattattaatgtaatatgTGCTTCTAGTAAGTGTCATGATGAGCTCCAGAAGTCTAAGGCATTAGAGATTAAGCATTTATTGGAACTTGGTGAAACATGA